A window from Sinorhizobium mexicanum encodes these proteins:
- a CDS encoding acyl carrier protein codes for MADQLATEIIEKIKAHAETDKEVTIDSDLGALEIHSLELTEIVFDLEVAYGIEIEMNTSEAWSNLKNVGDLIEATRALIAAKD; via the coding sequence ATGGCCGATCAACTGGCAACCGAGATCATCGAAAAGATTAAAGCTCATGCGGAGACCGACAAGGAAGTTACTATTGACTCCGATCTCGGAGCTCTTGAAATCCATTCGCTGGAACTCACCGAAATCGTGTTCGATCTCGAGGTCGCTTACGGCATCGAGATCGAGATGAACACTTCAGAGGCTTGGAGCAACCTCAAGAACGTCGGCGACCTCATCGAGGCGACACGCGCCTTGATTGCAGCTAAGGATTAG
- a CDS encoding NodA family N-acyltransferase, translating to MRCEVRWSLCWENELQLSDHIELTEFFRKAYGPTGAFNAKPFEGSRSWAGARPELRAIAYDSHGIAAHMGLLRRFIKVGEVDQLVAELGLYGVRPDLEGLGISHSIHVMLPVLQELGVPFAFGTVRHALRKHVERFARYGLVTILSGIHVRFTLPEARLDKPPTRTEDALVIVLPVGQSMSDWPAGTTIDRNGPEL from the coding sequence ATGCGCTGCGAGGTGCGGTGGAGTCTATGTTGGGAAAATGAGTTGCAACTGTCCGACCATATCGAACTCACCGAGTTCTTTCGGAAGGCCTATGGGCCTACTGGGGCGTTCAACGCAAAACCATTCGAGGGTAGCCGAAGTTGGGCCGGAGCCAGGCCCGAGCTCCGTGCAATCGCCTACGATTCTCATGGTATCGCTGCCCATATGGGCTTGTTGCGCCGTTTCATCAAGGTAGGCGAGGTCGATCAATTAGTGGCTGAACTGGGGTTGTACGGGGTCCGTCCGGACCTTGAGGGACTCGGAATCTCCCATTCGATCCATGTCATGCTTCCAGTACTGCAGGAGCTTGGCGTTCCATTCGCTTTCGGCACCGTCAGGCACGCGTTGCGCAAGCATGTAGAGCGGTTCGCCCGATACGGTCTGGTGACCATTTTGTCGGGGATTCACGTGCGCTTCACGCTACCAGAGGCGCGCCTCGACAAGCCGCCCACGCGCACCGAAGATGCACTTGTCATCGTTCTGCCAGTCGGACAGTCGATGTCAGACTGGCCCGCCGGTACGACAATTGATCGGAACGGACCAGAGCTATGA
- the nodU gene encoding nodulation protein NodU, producing MRICGIKLTHDGAIALVEDGRLVFCIEQEKQDNNPRYQTIDNLDAVVAALAQHGLKPRDIDQFVIDGWDGEDESRFQVLSGVAPLTLKGAPYVERYADGLLECLDGSGLILDDWAFPYESYPHVTGHVTSAYCTSPFAKAGQPAFCLVWDGCIFPRLYYVDGQGARFLECLFPVIGQAYAAAGHYFGPYKKASRGGWDLGVAGKLMAYIALGSVDEDIVAVFQELYEERFAADTELASRYRANINDTETSLVAVHDFFDASVVRLEGKSPEDVLASFHLFLERLLVREMTMALQRHSFPGPRNLCVAGGCGLNIKWNSALRETGLFDDVWVPPFPNDSGSAIGAACCAMVAQQGFVPLEWSVYSGPVLQSGHVPAGWEATPCSMPELATILASNKPVVFLSGRAELGPRALGGRSILAAATSAEMKDFLNEVKFREHFRPVAPICLEDRAPDIFSPGTPDPYMLFDHQTRMEWQDKVPAVVHLDGSARLQTIARSSQHKVAELLVEYEKLTGIPLLCNTSANYHGRGFFPDAAAACEWGRVEHVWCDGLLLTKTQAIQQKPVAGAFTGR from the coding sequence ATGCGCATCTGTGGTATCAAGCTGACCCATGACGGGGCGATCGCGCTTGTCGAGGATGGACGGCTCGTCTTCTGCATTGAGCAGGAGAAGCAGGACAACAATCCGCGATATCAAACCATCGATAATCTCGACGCAGTTGTCGCCGCTTTGGCGCAACACGGTCTGAAACCGCGGGATATTGATCAATTCGTTATCGACGGCTGGGATGGTGAGGACGAGTCGCGGTTCCAGGTGCTCAGTGGGGTGGCTCCCCTAACTCTCAAGGGGGCGCCTTATGTCGAACGCTACGCCGACGGCCTTCTCGAATGCCTCGACGGCTCCGGTCTCATTCTCGATGACTGGGCTTTTCCTTATGAGAGCTATCCCCATGTAACGGGCCACGTGACCTCTGCGTACTGCACCAGCCCGTTCGCGAAGGCCGGACAACCCGCTTTCTGCCTGGTGTGGGACGGCTGCATCTTCCCGCGCCTTTATTATGTGGATGGCCAAGGCGCACGGTTCCTCGAATGCCTCTTCCCGGTGATAGGCCAAGCCTACGCTGCCGCGGGCCATTATTTCGGACCCTATAAGAAGGCGAGCCGGGGAGGCTGGGATTTAGGGGTCGCCGGCAAGCTGATGGCCTATATCGCGCTGGGGTCGGTTGATGAAGACATTGTCGCGGTGTTTCAGGAGCTTTACGAGGAGCGCTTTGCGGCCGATACGGAGCTTGCCAGCCGTTATCGCGCGAACATCAATGACACCGAGACCTCGCTCGTGGCTGTGCATGACTTCTTCGATGCCAGCGTAGTCCGATTGGAGGGCAAGTCACCCGAAGATGTGCTTGCATCGTTTCATCTCTTCCTCGAGCGCCTCCTCGTCCGCGAAATGACAATGGCCTTGCAGCGCCACTCGTTTCCAGGGCCGCGCAATTTGTGTGTAGCCGGCGGCTGCGGTCTGAACATCAAATGGAACAGTGCACTACGCGAGACGGGCCTGTTTGATGACGTCTGGGTCCCGCCATTCCCGAATGACAGCGGCTCTGCAATCGGCGCGGCGTGCTGCGCAATGGTGGCGCAGCAAGGCTTCGTGCCGCTGGAATGGTCGGTCTACAGCGGCCCGGTCTTGCAAAGTGGGCATGTGCCGGCCGGATGGGAGGCCACGCCTTGCAGCATGCCGGAACTCGCCACCATCCTCGCCAGCAACAAGCCCGTGGTTTTCCTTTCCGGACGCGCCGAGCTTGGACCCCGGGCTTTGGGAGGCAGAAGCATTCTCGCAGCCGCGACTTCGGCGGAAATGAAGGATTTTCTCAACGAAGTAAAGTTTCGCGAACACTTCCGGCCGGTGGCGCCGATATGCCTCGAGGACCGTGCGCCGGATATATTCAGCCCCGGAACGCCCGATCCATACATGTTGTTCGATCATCAGACACGGATGGAATGGCAGGACAAAGTCCCCGCTGTTGTACATCTTGACGGATCTGCGCGACTGCAAACGATCGCTAGGAGCTCTCAGCACAAAGTCGCCGAACTACTCGTCGAATATGAAAAACTCACGGGCATTCCGCTCCTTTGCAACACAAGTGCCAATTACCATGGACGTGGCTTCTTCCCGGATGCGGCGGCAGCCTGCGAGTGGGGGCGCGTTGAACACGTATGGTGCGACGGCCTGCTGTTGACGAAAACACAGGCAATTCAGCAAAAGCCAGTCGCCGGCGCCTTCACGGGTAGATGA
- a CDS encoding ABC transporter permease, translated as MGEGRAAALPANAWNWIAVWRRNYLAWKKVALASILGNLADPIIYLFGLGLGLGIVIGRVDGTSYVAFLAGGMVATSAMTSATFETIYAAFARMHAQRTWEAILYTQLTLGDIVLGELAWAASKAFLAGTGIMIVATTLGYAAWPSILYALPVIVLTGLAFASLAMVVTALAPSYDYFVFYQTLVLTPMLFLCGAVFPINQLPGAFREAAQFLPLAHAIELIRPAMLGRPADSIGLHIGALCIYAVVPFFLSAALFRRRLMS; from the coding sequence ATGGGTGAAGGTCGTGCCGCGGCTCTGCCCGCTAACGCTTGGAACTGGATCGCCGTATGGCGACGTAACTATCTGGCATGGAAGAAAGTAGCGCTTGCGTCGATTCTCGGGAACTTGGCCGATCCTATAATCTACCTGTTCGGCCTCGGCCTTGGCCTCGGAATTGTCATAGGTCGCGTTGACGGCACGTCGTACGTTGCTTTTTTGGCAGGCGGCATGGTGGCGACAAGCGCGATGACGTCTGCGACATTCGAGACGATTTACGCGGCTTTCGCTCGAATGCATGCTCAGCGCACCTGGGAAGCGATTCTTTACACACAACTTACGCTCGGCGACATTGTTCTCGGTGAGTTGGCTTGGGCAGCCAGCAAGGCATTCCTCGCCGGTACGGGTATTATGATTGTTGCCACCACGCTGGGCTATGCGGCGTGGCCGTCCATCCTTTATGCGCTGCCAGTCATCGTGCTCACTGGCTTGGCCTTCGCGAGCCTGGCGATGGTCGTCACGGCGCTTGCTCCCAGTTACGACTATTTCGTTTTTTACCAGACGCTCGTCCTCACACCCATGCTGTTCCTGTGTGGCGCGGTCTTTCCTATCAACCAGCTGCCCGGCGCCTTTCGGGAGGCTGCGCAGTTCTTGCCGTTGGCACATGCAATCGAGCTCATTCGTCCAGCAATGCTTGGCCGCCCGGCGGACAGCATCGGCCTGCATATCGGCGCGCTTTGCATCTACGCAGTTGTGCCGTTCTTCCTGTCGGCGGCACTGTTTCGTCGGCGTCTGATGTCTTGA
- a CDS encoding sulfotransferase produces MTHSAPAPFVILGMPRTGTHYLEELLNEHPNVSSNGELLNRYDANWPDKDRLQRSDHELLELAYLRFPARSGKKVTHVGCKINEPQFHDRPGFFDELARWPGLKVIFLSRRNTLESLRSLVQARQSRQWLKFSSDDDTAPPPRVKLPIASCEDYFKAADDFHTRVEHSYASTSLLEIEYERLLLEPAACLETTWRFLGVQAFQLSGRATLQRLEKRPLEETVENFEELRRHFAGGPYARFFEMIHDAIVPQG; encoded by the coding sequence ATGACCCACTCCGCACCAGCGCCATTTGTGATCCTTGGGATGCCAAGGACTGGAACGCACTACCTCGAAGAGTTGCTGAACGAGCACCCGAACGTGTCGAGCAACGGTGAGCTTCTCAACAGGTATGATGCCAATTGGCCCGATAAGGACCGCCTGCAACGCAGCGATCACGAGCTCCTTGAGCTCGCATATTTGCGCTTCCCGGCACGGAGTGGCAAGAAGGTCACGCATGTTGGATGCAAGATCAACGAACCGCAGTTTCATGACCGTCCAGGCTTTTTTGACGAGCTGGCGCGTTGGCCGGGGCTCAAGGTCATCTTCTTGTCGCGCAGAAATACATTGGAGTCGCTGCGCTCGTTGGTGCAGGCAAGGCAAAGCCGCCAATGGCTCAAATTCAGCTCGGATGACGATACGGCTCCGCCGCCACGCGTAAAATTGCCGATCGCCTCCTGCGAGGACTACTTCAAGGCCGCTGACGATTTCCACACGCGAGTCGAGCATTCCTACGCTTCGACCAGCTTGCTTGAGATCGAGTACGAGAGGCTTCTTCTTGAACCCGCGGCATGCTTGGAAACGACTTGGCGATTTTTGGGGGTTCAGGCGTTTCAACTTTCTGGCCGCGCTACTCTTCAGCGCCTGGAAAAGCGGCCGCTGGAGGAAACCGTAGAGAATTTCGAAGAGTTGCGGCGTCACTTCGCAGGCGGACCCTACGCGAGATTCTTCGAGATGATCCATGACGCTATAGTCCCACAGGGATAA
- the nodI gene encoding nodulation factor ABC transporter ATP-binding protein NodI, whose amino-acid sequence MSMVAIDLAGISKRYGDKLVVDGLSLSVASGECFGLLGPNGAGKSTIARMVLGMTSPDAGQITVLGVPVPARARLARRRIGVVPQFDNLDPEFTVRENLLVYGRYFGMSTREVKAVMPSLLEFARLESKVDARVSELSGGMKRRLTLARALINDPQLLVMDEPTTGLDPHARHLIWERLRALLARGMTIILTTHFMEEAERLCDRLCVLERGRNIAEGRPHALIDELIGCEVIEIYGGNPHELQSLISPYAQRIEVSGETLFCYASDPEQVRVRLRERTGLRVLQRPPNLEDVFLRLTGREMEK is encoded by the coding sequence ATGTCCATGGTAGCAATCGATCTTGCCGGCATAAGCAAGAGATATGGTGACAAGCTCGTGGTTGACGGGCTGTCGTTGAGCGTGGCGTCGGGCGAATGCTTCGGCCTGCTGGGACCGAACGGCGCGGGCAAAAGCACAATTGCCCGTATGGTCCTCGGCATGACATCGCCTGATGCGGGGCAGATTACCGTGCTCGGCGTCCCGGTACCGGCGCGGGCTCGCTTGGCGCGCAGGCGCATCGGCGTAGTCCCCCAATTCGACAACCTCGACCCTGAGTTCACTGTACGCGAGAACCTGCTGGTCTACGGGCGCTACTTCGGCATGAGCACACGCGAGGTCAAAGCGGTTATGCCGTCGCTTCTCGAGTTCGCCCGCCTTGAGAGCAAGGTGGATGCCCGTGTCTCCGAATTGTCCGGCGGCATGAAACGGCGCCTGACGCTGGCGCGTGCGTTGATCAACGACCCGCAGCTGCTTGTAATGGACGAGCCGACCACCGGTCTCGATCCGCACGCTCGCCACCTGATCTGGGAGCGCCTGCGTGCCCTGCTGGCGCGCGGCATGACGATTATCTTGACGACCCACTTCATGGAAGAGGCTGAGCGGTTGTGCGATCGGCTGTGCGTGCTCGAACGAGGCCGCAACATCGCCGAAGGCCGCCCTCATGCTTTGATCGACGAACTGATCGGGTGCGAGGTCATCGAGATTTACGGCGGCAATCCGCATGAACTGCAATCGCTGATTAGCCCCTACGCCCAACGCATCGAAGTGAGCGGCGAGACACTCTTTTGCTACGCGTCCGATCCGGAGCAGGTGCGCGTGCGGCTGCGCGAGCGCACAGGTTTGCGTGTTCTGCAGCGTCCGCCGAATCTTGAGGATGTGTTTTTGCGGCTGACTGGGCGCGAGATGGAGAAGTGA
- the cysD gene encoding sulfate adenylyltransferase subunit CysD codes for MSLSHLRRLEAEAIHAIREVVATFSNPVVLYSIGKDSSVLLHLAMKAFFPSKPPFPFLHVDTTWKFREMIEFRDRMAKERGFDLLVHTNQDGLDQGIGPFSHGSNIHTHIMKTVALRQALDKYGFDAALAGARRDEEKSRAKERIFSIRNGQHGWDPKHQRPELWKTYNTRVRPGETMRVFPLSNWTEFDIWQYIMTEDIPIVPLYFAARRPVVERDGMLIMVDDDRMPLQPEESVTERLVRFRTLGCYPLTGAIESEAATVADILREMLTVRTSERQSRLIDRDEAGAMEKKKREGYF; via the coding sequence ATGTCTCTTTCCCATCTTCGGCGACTTGAAGCTGAAGCAATTCACGCCATTCGCGAAGTTGTTGCAACGTTTTCAAATCCGGTTGTACTTTATTCTATCGGAAAAGACTCTTCGGTCTTGCTGCATCTGGCGATGAAGGCGTTTTTTCCATCGAAGCCACCTTTCCCTTTCCTCCATGTGGACACCACATGGAAGTTTCGAGAAATGATCGAATTCCGCGACAGGATGGCGAAGGAGCGCGGCTTCGATCTTCTGGTCCATACCAATCAGGACGGCCTGGACCAGGGCATCGGACCATTTTCCCACGGGTCGAATATTCATACGCACATCATGAAGACCGTTGCCTTGCGGCAGGCGCTCGACAAATACGGATTTGATGCAGCGCTCGCAGGCGCCCGGCGCGACGAAGAGAAGTCGCGCGCCAAGGAACGCATATTCTCGATCCGCAATGGCCAGCACGGATGGGATCCCAAACACCAGCGTCCCGAACTTTGGAAAACCTACAATACGCGCGTTCGTCCGGGCGAGACGATGCGGGTGTTCCCGCTTTCGAATTGGACCGAATTCGACATCTGGCAATACATCATGACGGAGGACATCCCGATCGTGCCGCTTTATTTTGCGGCGAGACGGCCGGTCGTGGAGCGTGATGGCATGCTGATCATGGTCGACGACGATCGCATGCCTCTTCAGCCGGAGGAAAGCGTGACCGAACGGCTTGTGCGCTTCCGCACGCTTGGCTGCTATCCGCTGACGGGCGCGATCGAGTCGGAGGCCGCGACCGTCGCCGACATATTGCGCGAGATGCTGACGGTGCGCACCTCCGAGCGACAGAGCCGGCTCATCGACCGGGACGAGGCCGGCGCGATGGAGAAGAAGAAGCGGGAGGGGTATTTCTGA
- the nodC gene encoding chitooligosaccharide synthase NodC, with amino-acid sequence MNLLDTTSTVAISLYALLSTAYKSMQAVYSVPAYDSSASERPVDFDELPSVDVIVPCFNEDPGTLSDCLASIADQEYAGQLRVYVVDDGSGNRDVLRPVHETYARDPRFNIILLPQNVGKRKAQIAAIRRSGGDMVLNVDSDTILASDVISKLVPKMQNPAVGAAMGQLTASNRDDSWLTRLIDMEYWLACNEERAAQGRFGAVMCCCGPCAMYRRSALVMLLDQYESQYFRGKPSDFGEDRHLTILMLKAGFRTEYVPDAIAATVVPNRLKPYLRQQLRWARSTFRDTLLGLRLLPGLDRFLTLDVVGQNLGPLLLALSVLTGLAQVALTGTVPWWTVLMIVVMTGIRCSIVAFRARQLRFLGFSLHTFINIFLLLPLKAYALCTLSNSDWLSRGSAGSSANKGGKQAPVQSPTTESCSTEFSGRGSPLRRLNLSRDSSRLVTSDGICSDE; translated from the coding sequence ATGAATTTGCTTGACACAACCAGCACTGTCGCCATCTCGCTTTATGCGCTGCTCTCGACTGCCTATAAAAGCATGCAGGCCGTTTACTCTGTGCCGGCATACGATTCATCGGCGTCTGAGCGCCCGGTCGACTTCGACGAACTACCGAGCGTAGATGTCATCGTCCCCTGCTTCAACGAGGATCCGGGCACGCTTTCGGACTGCTTGGCTTCCATTGCGGACCAGGAATACGCGGGGCAACTGCGGGTCTACGTGGTTGATGACGGTTCTGGAAATCGCGACGTCTTGCGACCTGTGCATGAGACCTACGCGCGCGACCCCAGGTTCAATATCATTCTGCTTCCGCAGAATGTTGGCAAGCGCAAGGCGCAGATCGCCGCGATACGCCGCTCAGGCGGAGATATGGTGTTAAACGTCGACTCAGACACGATACTCGCGTCGGATGTCATCTCGAAGCTTGTACCAAAGATGCAAAATCCAGCGGTCGGGGCGGCCATGGGGCAGTTGACGGCCAGCAACCGAGACGACAGTTGGTTGACCAGGTTGATCGACATGGAGTACTGGCTGGCTTGCAACGAGGAGCGTGCTGCACAGGGTCGCTTCGGTGCCGTTATGTGCTGCTGCGGCCCGTGTGCCATGTATCGCCGCTCTGCGCTCGTTATGCTGCTGGACCAGTACGAGTCGCAATATTTTCGCGGTAAGCCGAGCGACTTCGGTGAGGATCGCCATCTCACTATTCTCATGTTGAAGGCAGGCTTTCGAACTGAGTACGTGCCGGACGCCATCGCGGCTACAGTCGTTCCGAACAGACTAAAGCCGTATCTGCGCCAACAACTGCGTTGGGCACGGAGCACGTTCCGGGATACGTTACTGGGGCTTCGCCTACTGCCCGGCCTTGATCGCTTTCTGACGCTGGACGTGGTCGGACAAAATCTCGGGCCGCTGCTTCTTGCGCTATCGGTATTAACGGGCCTTGCGCAGGTCGCACTCACAGGCACCGTGCCTTGGTGGACGGTCCTGATGATTGTGGTCATGACCGGGATTCGCTGCAGCATTGTGGCGTTTCGGGCCCGCCAACTTCGATTTCTGGGCTTTTCGCTGCACACATTCATCAACATCTTTCTGTTGCTGCCCTTGAAGGCCTACGCGTTGTGTACGTTGAGCAATAGCGACTGGCTGTCACGCGGCTCTGCCGGCAGCTCGGCCAACAAGGGTGGGAAGCAGGCCCCTGTCCAAAGTCCAACCACTGAATCATGCAGCACAGAATTCTCGGGACGTGGGAGTCCGCTCCGCAGGCTCAACCTTTCGCGGGATTCTTCGAGGCTTGTGACATCTGACGGCATTTGCAGCGACGAGTGA
- the nodS gene encoding nodulation methyltransferase NodS, which translates to MDELTQNYQLLNRELAADDPWRLDGNPFEQKRYGQMLRLSLAEGSITHALEVGCAAGAFTEKLAPHCQRLTVIDVVPQAIARARRRMKEPPHISWTVSDVQQFSPDERFDLIVVAEVLYYVGEIADMRAAVRNLVRMLAPGGHLVFGSARDANCRRWGHAAGAETVIAMLNETLIEVERLECRGESVNEDCLLARFRNPVSGSL; encoded by the coding sequence GTGGACGAGTTGACACAAAATTATCAATTGCTGAATCGGGAACTGGCCGCAGACGATCCGTGGCGGCTCGACGGCAACCCGTTCGAGCAAAAGCGTTACGGGCAAATGCTCCGACTATCGCTTGCCGAAGGTTCTATCACACATGCACTCGAAGTCGGATGCGCTGCCGGCGCATTCACTGAGAAATTGGCACCCCACTGCCAACGGCTCACCGTGATCGATGTCGTGCCGCAAGCAATTGCTCGAGCGCGTCGACGGATGAAGGAGCCGCCGCACATCAGCTGGACAGTCTCTGATGTTCAACAGTTTTCGCCTGATGAGCGGTTCGATCTGATCGTTGTGGCGGAAGTGCTCTACTACGTTGGAGAGATAGCCGATATGCGGGCGGCCGTCCGCAATCTGGTGCGGATGCTTGCGCCAGGTGGGCATCTGGTCTTCGGATCGGCGCGCGATGCCAATTGCCGGCGCTGGGGTCACGCTGCTGGTGCCGAAACGGTCATCGCCATGCTGAACGAGACGTTGATCGAGGTCGAGCGGCTTGAGTGCCGGGGTGAGTCGGTCAACGAAGACTGCTTGCTCGCTCGTTTCCGGAATCCGGTTTCCGGTTCCTTATGA
- the nodB gene encoding chitooligosaccharide deacetylase NodB, which translates to MTRVNCFSEVRGVCTDGAGQHSVYLTFDDGPHPFCTPEILDVLAEHRVPATFFVIGQYAADQPNQIQRMIAEGHEVANHTMTHPDLSKCGPGEIQREILEANRAITMASPRASVRHIRAPYGIWTEEVLTASADAGLNAVHWSVDPRDWSCPGIDAIVDEVLDSVQPGAIVLLHDGCPPSELQPGTDRGLRYQTIVALSSIIPALQSRGFVFRSLPQDH; encoded by the coding sequence ATGACGCGCGTTAATTGCTTTTCCGAAGTGCGCGGTGTGTGCACCGACGGTGCCGGTCAGCACAGCGTTTATTTGACGTTCGATGACGGGCCTCATCCCTTTTGCACACCGGAAATCCTCGATGTGCTGGCTGAACACCGGGTGCCGGCGACATTCTTCGTCATCGGCCAGTACGCGGCCGACCAGCCCAACCAGATCCAACGAATGATTGCCGAAGGGCATGAAGTCGCTAACCACACAATGACTCATCCGGACCTGTCCAAATGCGGACCCGGCGAAATACAGCGTGAAATACTCGAGGCGAACAGAGCCATCACCATGGCGTCCCCGCGAGCCTCGGTGCGGCACATCCGCGCTCCGTACGGGATCTGGACCGAAGAAGTGCTCACGGCGTCAGCGGACGCTGGATTGAACGCGGTCCACTGGTCGGTAGATCCGCGAGATTGGTCCTGTCCCGGGATAGACGCCATTGTCGATGAAGTGCTCGACTCTGTCCAGCCGGGCGCAATTGTGCTCCTGCACGACGGATGCCCTCCCAGCGAGTTGCAACCCGGCACTGACCGCGGTCTGCGCTACCAGACCATCGTGGCGTTATCCAGCATAATTCCAGCCTTGCAAAGCCGCGGCTTTGTATTCCGCTCGCTTCCTCAAGATCACTGA
- a CDS encoding NADP(H)-dependent aldo-keto reductase, translating to MQSRELGRSGLKISALGLGTMSWGEQNTEAEAHAQLDAALDAGINFVDTAEMYPVPPRVETHGLAERYIGSWIRKTGRRQDIVLATKAVGPARAGKANLPYVRGGQVSYTRANLFEAVDASLQRLETDYVDLFQLHWPDRSTNVFQLLDYQYELDDDTVPILETLEALDALVKCGRVRHIGLCNETPWGLARFLHHAEAQGLARVISTQNPYNLLNLDFEYGLAEMALREQVGLLAYSPLAMGTLTGKYLDGQRPTGSRLNLFGRFFRYSNERAQHAALAYTTLFREHGIDPVHGALSFVRGRPFVASTLVGATSVQQLQHNIASLEVSLSRKILDGIQSIYQRYGTAPP from the coding sequence ATGCAGTCTCGCGAACTCGGCCGCAGCGGTCTGAAGATAAGCGCGCTCGGCCTGGGCACCATGAGCTGGGGAGAGCAGAACACGGAAGCGGAGGCGCACGCGCAACTGGACGCAGCCCTCGATGCCGGCATAAACTTTGTCGATACTGCAGAGATGTATCCTGTGCCACCCCGAGTCGAGACACATGGACTGGCGGAGCGTTATATCGGCAGTTGGATACGCAAGACCGGCCGCAGGCAAGACATCGTGCTCGCAACAAAGGCGGTCGGGCCCGCTCGAGCAGGAAAGGCGAACTTACCTTATGTGCGCGGCGGCCAGGTCAGCTACACCCGCGCCAACCTGTTCGAGGCCGTAGACGCAAGCCTCCAAAGGCTCGAGACGGACTATGTCGACCTCTTCCAACTGCACTGGCCTGACCGTAGCACCAACGTCTTCCAGTTACTCGACTACCAGTACGAGCTCGACGACGATACGGTTCCTATCCTTGAGACGCTGGAAGCGTTGGACGCGCTCGTCAAGTGCGGCCGCGTTCGTCACATCGGGCTCTGCAACGAAACGCCTTGGGGCCTGGCCCGCTTCCTCCATCACGCGGAGGCACAAGGGCTAGCCCGCGTGATAAGCACTCAGAATCCGTACAATCTGCTCAACCTGGACTTTGAATATGGTCTCGCCGAGATGGCTCTGCGCGAACAGGTGGGGCTCCTTGCATACTCGCCGCTTGCCATGGGGACGCTGACCGGGAAATACTTGGATGGCCAGCGGCCAACTGGCTCGCGGCTGAACTTGTTCGGGCGGTTCTTCCGCTACAGCAACGAGAGGGCGCAGCATGCGGCACTCGCATATACGACGCTCTTCCGTGAACATGGCATCGATCCGGTACACGGCGCGTTGTCGTTCGTCAGGGGCCGGCCATTTGTTGCAAGCACTCTAGTAGGCGCTACCTCGGTGCAGCAATTGCAACACAACATCGCCAGCCTGGAGGTCAGCCTGTCACGCAAAATCCTGGATGGAATCCAGTCAATCTATCAGCGCTATGGAACGGCGCCGCCGTAA